A DNA window from Streptomyces sp. B21-083 contains the following coding sequences:
- a CDS encoding serine hydrolase domain-containing protein, which yields MTRETNGAVGRLVHGTVTEGFEAVREEFAAFVAGELPDYEGQLCAYVHGRRVVDLWAAPDTEPDFGPDSLYGVYSSTKGAAHLVVALLVQEGTLELDRKVTYYWPEFAPEGKAALTLRDLISHRAGLVGSDAGFTLEELASDRVIAERLADQRPFWRPGSAFGYHALVIGALTGEIVRRATGRTLQEVHEERVRAPYGLDFYLGLPEALEPRFRTVQPMRPTPEERALLDSLPSGPHTLASIAFNRNGAEPTDIESLPNHRVVREKGPASVGGVASARGLAGLYAAAISAVGEQAPLLKPDTVAEFGQFHSAGYDLVARAHKSFGLGFQKTADVAYPFLGANTIGHSGAGGSQAFADPHCGLAYGYTRRRYAFPGGAAPENERFVRAAHTAALRG from the coding sequence ATGACGCGGGAGACCAACGGGGCCGTAGGACGACTCGTCCACGGCACGGTCACCGAGGGCTTCGAGGCGGTGCGGGAGGAGTTCGCCGCCTTCGTCGCCGGTGAACTGCCCGACTACGAGGGCCAGTTGTGCGCGTACGTGCACGGCCGACGGGTCGTCGACCTGTGGGCGGCCCCGGACACCGAGCCGGACTTCGGGCCGGACAGCCTCTACGGGGTGTACTCGTCCACGAAGGGCGCCGCCCATCTCGTGGTCGCCCTGCTGGTCCAGGAGGGCACCCTGGAGCTGGACCGCAAAGTCACCTACTACTGGCCGGAGTTCGCCCCCGAGGGCAAGGCGGCGCTGACCCTGCGCGACCTGATCTCGCACCGGGCGGGGCTGGTCGGCAGCGACGCCGGGTTCACCCTGGAGGAGCTGGCCAGCGACCGGGTGATCGCCGAACGCCTCGCGGACCAGCGCCCGTTCTGGCGGCCGGGCAGCGCCTTCGGCTATCACGCCCTCGTCATCGGCGCGTTGACCGGCGAGATCGTACGGCGCGCCACGGGCCGTACGCTCCAGGAGGTCCACGAGGAGCGGGTGCGGGCCCCGTACGGCCTCGACTTCTATCTGGGGCTGCCGGAGGCGCTGGAGCCGCGCTTCCGTACCGTCCAGCCGATGCGGCCGACGCCGGAGGAACGGGCGTTGCTCGACTCGCTGCCCTCCGGACCGCACACGCTCGCGTCGATCGCCTTCAACCGCAACGGGGCCGAGCCCACCGACATCGAGTCGCTGCCCAACCACCGGGTGGTCCGCGAGAAGGGGCCGGCGTCGGTCGGCGGAGTGGCGTCGGCGCGTGGGCTGGCCGGGCTGTACGCGGCGGCGATCAGTGCGGTCGGTGAGCAGGCGCCGCTGCTGAAGCCGGACACGGTGGCGGAGTTCGGCCAGTTCCACTCGGCCGGCTACGACCTGGTGGCCCGGGCGCACAAGTCGTTCGGCCTGGGCTTCCAGAAGACGGCGGACGTGGCCTACCCGTTCCTGGGCGCCAACACGATCGGCCACAGCGGGGCGGGCGGCTCGCAGGCCTTCGCCGACCCGCACTGCGGTCTGGCCTACGGCTACACCCGGCGCCGGTACGCCTTCCCGGGCGGAGCGGCGCCGGAGAACGAGCGGTTCGTGCGGGCCGCGCACACGGCGGCGCTGCGCGGCTGA
- a CDS encoding NADP-dependent oxidoreductase, producing the protein MSDTPTPALPAVNREWHLRSRPVGRPKAEDFELVEAALPQPREGQVLVRNLYVSVDPYMRGRMSDAKSYVAPFELGKVMQGGAVGEVVVSNAEGISVGDHVLHFLGWREYAAVNAKDAVKVDPDAAPLSTYLGVLGMTGLTAYAGLLRTASFKEGDVVFVSGAAGAVGGQVGQIAKLKGASRVIGSAGSDEKVKLLVEEYGFDAAFNYKDGSVASQLREAAPDGIDVYFDNVGGDHLEAAIGSLKHAGRIAICGMISVYNNTEPAPGPKNLARLIATRGRIEGLLVNDHYDLQSKFVEEVGAWIRSGELKYRETVVEGIENNLEAFFGVLRGDNTGKMIVKL; encoded by the coding sequence ATGTCCGACACCCCCACCCCCGCCCTTCCCGCCGTCAACCGCGAATGGCACCTGCGCAGCCGTCCGGTCGGCCGGCCCAAGGCCGAGGACTTCGAGCTGGTCGAGGCAGCCCTCCCGCAGCCCCGCGAGGGCCAGGTGCTGGTGCGGAACCTGTACGTCTCCGTGGACCCCTACATGCGTGGCCGGATGAGCGACGCCAAGTCGTACGTCGCCCCCTTCGAGCTGGGCAAGGTCATGCAGGGCGGGGCCGTCGGCGAGGTCGTCGTCTCCAACGCGGAGGGCATCTCGGTCGGCGACCACGTCCTGCACTTCCTCGGCTGGCGCGAGTACGCGGCGGTGAACGCGAAGGACGCCGTCAAGGTCGACCCCGACGCCGCGCCCCTGTCGACGTACCTCGGTGTGCTCGGCATGACCGGCCTCACCGCCTACGCGGGCCTCCTGCGCACGGCCTCCTTCAAGGAGGGCGACGTCGTGTTCGTGTCCGGCGCCGCCGGCGCCGTGGGCGGCCAGGTCGGGCAGATCGCCAAGCTCAAGGGTGCCTCCCGGGTCATCGGCTCCGCCGGGTCCGACGAGAAGGTCAAGCTGCTGGTGGAGGAGTACGGCTTCGACGCCGCCTTCAACTACAAGGACGGGTCGGTCGCCTCGCAGCTCCGCGAGGCCGCCCCCGACGGCATCGACGTCTACTTCGACAACGTGGGCGGCGACCACCTGGAGGCGGCCATCGGCTCCCTCAAGCACGCCGGCCGCATCGCCATCTGCGGCATGATCTCCGTCTACAACAACACGGAGCCGGCCCCCGGCCCCAAGAACCTCGCCCGCCTCATCGCGACCCGCGGCCGTATCGAGGGCCTCCTCGTCAACGACCACTACGACCTCCAGTCGAAGTTCGTCGAGGAGGTCGGCGCCTGGATCCGCTCCGGCGAGCTCAAGTACCGCGAGACGGTCGTCGAGGGCATCGAGAACAACCTGGAGGCGTTCTTCGGGGTCCTGCGCGGCGACAACACCGGCAAGATGATCGTCAAGCTCTGA
- a CDS encoding MarR family winged helix-turn-helix transcriptional regulator, giving the protein MATPEKTRRMDPLSLEVVDLIGAVVARYHEEYEEAATRHSLTGAQARLLSLLSLGPLPMRQLARKLRCEPSNVTGIVDRLESRDLVERRPDPSDRRVKLAACTDEGRRVARSLRDSLDFAREPLAGLSEEERVLLRGLLVRMVEA; this is encoded by the coding sequence ATGGCCACACCGGAGAAGACCCGCCGCATGGACCCCCTGAGCCTGGAGGTCGTCGACCTCATCGGGGCGGTCGTGGCCCGCTATCACGAGGAGTACGAGGAGGCGGCCACCCGGCACTCCCTCACCGGGGCGCAGGCGCGCCTGCTGAGCCTGCTCTCGCTGGGTCCCCTGCCGATGCGGCAGCTGGCACGGAAGCTGCGGTGCGAGCCGTCGAACGTCACCGGGATCGTGGACCGCCTGGAGTCCCGGGATCTGGTCGAGCGCCGCCCCGACCCGTCGGACCGCCGGGTGAAGCTGGCCGCGTGCACGGACGAGGGCCGCCGGGTCGCGCGGAGCCTGCGCGACTCCCTGGACTTCGCACGGGAGCCGCTGGCCGGGCTGTCGGAGGAGGAGCGGGTGCTGTTGCGGGGGCTGCTGGTGCGGATGGTGGAGGCGTGA
- a CDS encoding SCO2400 family protein — protein sequence MDYCQQCQRHLNGALACPGCGSSIAPRHGYPEETDARPETDANDSAGAVDEATRPGRAAVRKAGRARGREAASAAPAAEGTDEYEDDAENDAEDDAEAGTYDDAGQTAGSRRDRKAAAHRRRRKRTLLVVAGFVLAAGGLSLAELGTDAPGSNPNAAAADGGATDGATAKTGATETPLSDERSASADEDASDSPSSDASASPSASESSGSPSPSVSPSRSKDAQSAPIGTAPTPTRDESSPPTDSTTPSTDPTGADPTPEPSPSETCEQFLWWCT from the coding sequence ATGGACTACTGCCAGCAGTGCCAACGGCACCTCAACGGCGCACTCGCCTGCCCGGGGTGCGGCTCATCGATCGCACCTCGCCACGGGTACCCGGAGGAGACCGACGCGCGCCCGGAAACGGACGCGAACGACTCGGCGGGTGCTGTCGACGAGGCGACGCGTCCTGGGCGGGCGGCGGTCCGTAAGGCAGGTCGCGCACGCGGACGGGAAGCGGCCTCCGCCGCCCCGGCCGCGGAAGGCACCGACGAGTACGAGGACGACGCCGAGAACGACGCCGAGGACGACGCCGAGGCCGGCACCTATGACGACGCCGGGCAGACGGCCGGCAGCCGACGGGACCGCAAGGCCGCCGCGCACCGGCGGCGACGGAAGCGGACGCTGCTCGTCGTCGCGGGCTTCGTGCTCGCGGCGGGCGGACTGAGTCTCGCCGAGCTGGGCACGGACGCGCCGGGTTCCAACCCGAACGCCGCGGCGGCGGACGGCGGGGCGACGGACGGCGCGACGGCGAAGACCGGCGCCACGGAGACGCCCCTGTCCGACGAGCGGTCGGCCTCGGCGGACGAGGACGCGTCGGACTCGCCGTCTTCGGACGCGTCGGCGTCGCCGTCCGCGTCGGAGAGCTCGGGATCACCGTCACCGTCGGTCTCACCGAGCAGGAGCAAGGACGCCCAGTCGGCGCCGATCGGTACGGCGCCCACGCCGACGAGGGACGAGTCCTCGCCCCCGACGGACTCGACGACCCCGTCCACGGACCCGACCGGAGCGGATCCGACGCCGGAACCTTCACCTTCGGAGACGTGCGAGCAGTTCCTCTGGTGGTGCACATAG
- the yjfF gene encoding galactofuranose ABC transporter, permease protein YjfF has protein sequence MSTTAQPPKTQHSPGTASASTASKAARLLGDRRLPVVVTATLFVVMYLVGLGRYQNYGFGEPQVFLNLFIDNGYLLVAAVGATFVILSGGIDLSVGSVIGFTTMLTAWLVQKQELPILVVIPIALGVGAFGGFLMGYVIHNFEIQPFIVTLAGLFLFRGLCLVISKESIAIDDSSVSSMAQAQAQLGVGFLSIGAIIALVVLAIAFYVLHYTRFGRRVYAIGGNEHSAMLMGLPQGGTKIAVYTVSGFCSALAGLLFTLYIQSGDPLHATGMELDAIAAVVIGGTLLTGGSGYVMGTLFGVLVLGLIKSIIQFEGTLSSWWTKIATGVLLCAFILIQRAMTARKKT, from the coding sequence ATGAGCACGACCGCCCAGCCCCCCAAGACCCAGCACAGCCCTGGGACCGCGTCCGCCTCCACCGCGTCCAAGGCGGCACGGCTGCTCGGTGACCGGCGACTGCCCGTCGTGGTGACCGCCACGCTCTTCGTCGTGATGTACCTCGTGGGCCTCGGCCGCTACCAGAACTACGGTTTCGGCGAACCGCAGGTCTTCCTCAACCTGTTCATCGACAACGGCTACCTGCTGGTCGCCGCGGTGGGTGCCACCTTCGTCATCCTCTCGGGCGGCATCGACCTCTCCGTGGGCTCGGTGATCGGCTTCACGACCATGCTCACGGCATGGCTGGTGCAGAAGCAGGAGCTGCCCATCCTGGTCGTCATCCCCATCGCGCTGGGCGTCGGAGCCTTCGGCGGCTTCCTGATGGGCTATGTGATCCACAACTTCGAGATCCAGCCCTTCATCGTGACCCTCGCCGGCCTGTTCCTCTTCCGGGGTCTGTGCCTGGTCATCAGCAAGGAGTCGATCGCCATCGACGACTCCTCGGTGAGCAGCATGGCGCAGGCGCAGGCACAACTGGGGGTGGGCTTCCTGTCGATCGGCGCGATCATCGCGCTGGTGGTGCTGGCCATCGCCTTCTACGTCCTGCACTACACCCGCTTCGGCCGCCGGGTGTACGCCATCGGCGGCAACGAGCACTCGGCGATGCTGATGGGTCTCCCGCAGGGCGGCACCAAGATCGCCGTGTACACGGTGAGCGGCTTCTGCTCGGCGCTGGCGGGTCTGCTCTTCACCCTGTACATCCAGTCCGGTGACCCGCTGCACGCCACCGGCATGGAGCTCGACGCGATCGCCGCGGTCGTCATCGGCGGCACGCTGCTGACGGGCGGCTCGGGCTATGTCATGGGCACCCTGTTCGGCGTCCTCGTCCTGGGCCTCATCAAGAGCATCATCCAGTTCGAGGGCACACTCAGCTCCTGGTGGACGAAGATCGCGACGGGCGTGCTGCTCTGCGCGTTCATCCTGATCCAGCGGGCCATGACGGCCCGTAAGAAAACCTGA
- a CDS encoding ABC transporter permease, whose translation MTTTPTPTPRWRALTQHNLFWPVAVLVVLLLINVPFTPGFFSIKMTDGHLYGSLVSIVLFGSPLILVAVGMTLVIATGGIDLSVGAVVAITGALTCSYISDQADQDSLAGVFLAMGIGLVAAVVCGLWNGFLVARMGIQPIIATLIIMVAGRGVAQLITDGQIITINSEPYKLIGGGYWLTLPFSIFVVAAVVAITVALTRRTALGLLVESVGGNAEASRLVGIRSLRIKIMVYVFCALCAGIAGLMISSNTSAADGNNAGLWIELDAILAVVIGGTSLTGGRFSIGGTVVGALVIQTLTTTIYTIGVPTQTNLVFKAVVVLVVCLLQSPKFRAKVFGGKFGSGSGAKGGGTSAATPADTAPTTAAAPKMEVS comes from the coding sequence GTGACCACCACTCCGACCCCCACTCCCCGTTGGCGGGCGCTGACCCAGCACAACCTGTTCTGGCCGGTGGCCGTGCTGGTCGTCCTGCTGCTGATCAACGTCCCCTTCACCCCCGGCTTCTTCTCGATCAAGATGACGGACGGCCACCTCTACGGCAGCCTCGTCTCGATCGTGCTGTTCGGTTCGCCGCTGATCCTGGTGGCCGTCGGTATGACCCTGGTCATCGCGACCGGCGGCATCGACCTCTCCGTCGGCGCCGTGGTCGCCATCACCGGCGCCCTGACCTGCTCGTACATCAGCGACCAGGCCGACCAGGACTCCCTGGCCGGAGTCTTCCTGGCCATGGGCATCGGCCTCGTGGCCGCGGTCGTCTGCGGCCTGTGGAACGGCTTCCTGGTGGCCCGGATGGGCATCCAGCCCATCATCGCGACCCTCATCATCATGGTCGCGGGCCGAGGCGTGGCCCAGCTGATCACCGACGGCCAGATCATCACCATCAACAGCGAGCCGTACAAGCTGATCGGCGGTGGCTACTGGCTGACCCTGCCCTTCTCCATCTTCGTGGTGGCGGCGGTCGTGGCCATCACGGTGGCCCTGACCCGCCGCACGGCCCTCGGCCTGCTCGTGGAGTCGGTCGGCGGCAACGCCGAGGCCAGCCGCCTGGTCGGCATCAGGTCCCTGCGCATCAAGATCATGGTGTACGTGTTCTGCGCCCTGTGCGCCGGCATCGCGGGCCTGATGATCAGCTCCAACACCTCCGCGGCGGACGGCAACAACGCGGGCCTGTGGATCGAGCTGGACGCGATCCTCGCCGTCGTCATCGGCGGTACGTCACTCACGGGCGGCCGGTTCTCGATCGGCGGCACGGTGGTGGGCGCCCTCGTCATCCAGACCCTGACCACCACGATCTACACCATCGGCGTACCGACCCAGACCAACCTGGTCTTCAAGGCCGTCGTCGTCCTCGTCGTCTGCCTGCTGCAGTCCCCGAAGTTCCGCGCCAAGGTCTTCGGCGGGAAGTTCGGCTCCGGGTCCGGCGCGAAGGGCGGCGGCACGTCGGCCGCCACCCCGGCGGACACCGCCCCGACGACCGCGGCAGCCCCGAAGATGGAGGTGTCGTGA
- a CDS encoding sugar ABC transporter ATP-binding protein codes for MAEPRPVLEMTGIVKEFPGVRALSGVDFRLFPGEIHALMGENGAGKSTLIKVLTGVYALDGGTVTLDGKTVRIGSPLQAQQAGISTVYQEVNLCPNLSVAENIFIGREPTRFGRIDWKLMRKDAAELVDRLGLDIDVTAPLSSYPLAVQQLVAIVRSVGTGDSDGAGAGTKVLVLDEPTSSLDRDEVLELFRLMRQLRDEGVAILFVSHFLDQIYEICDRMTVLRNGTLVGEHLVSELDQVGLIQLMIGKAMDQLEGLHEHQLHAEVGETLLEAEGLGRTGGIAPFDLEIKKGEVLGLAGLLGSGRTELARLLFGADQPDSGKLTIGGKQVSMSAPNDAIGAGVAFCSENRKSEGLVPDLTVRENIILALQASRGWTRPIPVAQRDELVAKYIKALDIRPANPEARVGQLSGGNQQKVLLARWLITQPKLLILDEPTRGIDVGAKAEIQKLVVSLSEEGMSVLYIAAELEEVLRLSHTIGVLRDRKLVARIANGPEITPTRILETIASGEHQ; via the coding sequence ATGGCAGAGCCGCGGCCCGTCCTGGAGATGACGGGCATAGTCAAGGAGTTTCCGGGGGTACGGGCTCTGTCGGGTGTCGACTTCCGGCTCTTCCCCGGTGAGATCCACGCCCTGATGGGCGAGAACGGAGCCGGTAAGTCCACCCTCATCAAGGTGCTGACCGGCGTCTACGCGCTGGACGGCGGCACGGTCACCCTCGACGGGAAGACCGTGCGGATCGGCAGCCCGCTCCAGGCGCAGCAGGCCGGCATCAGCACCGTCTACCAGGAGGTGAACCTCTGCCCCAACCTGTCGGTGGCGGAGAACATCTTCATCGGACGTGAGCCCACGCGCTTCGGCCGCATCGACTGGAAGCTCATGCGCAAGGACGCGGCGGAGCTGGTCGACCGGCTCGGCCTCGACATCGACGTCACCGCGCCCCTGTCCTCGTACCCGCTGGCCGTGCAGCAACTGGTCGCGATCGTACGGTCGGTGGGCACCGGCGACAGCGACGGCGCCGGAGCCGGCACCAAGGTGCTGGTCCTGGACGAGCCGACCTCAAGCCTCGACCGCGACGAAGTCCTCGAACTGTTCCGCCTGATGCGGCAGTTGAGGGACGAAGGCGTCGCGATCCTGTTCGTCTCGCACTTCCTCGACCAGATCTACGAGATCTGCGACCGTATGACCGTCCTGCGCAACGGCACCCTCGTCGGCGAGCACCTGGTCAGCGAGCTCGACCAGGTCGGACTGATCCAGCTCATGATCGGCAAGGCCATGGACCAGCTGGAGGGGCTCCACGAGCACCAGCTGCACGCCGAGGTCGGCGAGACACTGCTCGAAGCGGAGGGCCTCGGCCGGACGGGCGGCATCGCCCCCTTCGACCTGGAGATCAAGAAGGGCGAGGTCCTGGGCCTGGCGGGCCTGCTCGGCTCCGGCCGTACCGAACTCGCCCGACTGCTCTTCGGCGCCGACCAGCCCGACAGCGGCAAGCTCACCATCGGCGGCAAGCAGGTCTCCATGAGCGCCCCCAACGACGCCATCGGCGCCGGGGTCGCGTTCTGCTCGGAGAACCGCAAGTCCGAGGGCCTGGTACCCGACCTGACGGTGCGCGAGAACATCATCCTGGCCCTGCAGGCGTCCCGCGGCTGGACCCGGCCCATCCCGGTCGCCCAGCGCGACGAACTCGTCGCCAAGTACATCAAGGCGCTGGACATCCGCCCCGCCAACCCGGAGGCCCGGGTAGGTCAGCTCAGCGGCGGCAACCAGCAGAAGGTGCTGCTCGCCCGCTGGCTCATCACCCAGCCGAAGCTGCTGATCCTGGACGAACCGACACGCGGCATCGACGTCGGCGCGAAGGCGGAGATCCAGAAACTCGTGGTCTCGCTCTCCGAGGAAGGCATGTCCGTGCTGTACATCGCGGCGGAACTGGAGGAGGTACTCCGGCTCAGCCACACCATCGGCGTGCTGCGCGACCGCAAGCTGGTCGCCCGGATCGCCAACGGGCCCGAGATCACTCCCACTCGGATCCTGGAGACCATCGCGAGCGGAGAGCACCAGTGA
- a CDS encoding ABC transporter substrate-binding protein has product MLNRRNFLTAAVGVAAATGLAACAKKDDSSSTSGGGAGKIVLGFSQVGSESGWRSANTDSVKAAAKEAGYDLKFSDAQQKQENQISAIRSYITQGVDVIAFSPVVVTGWDAVLKEAKAKKIPVVLTDRSVETSDESLYVTLVGSDFTDEGRRAGKLLEKVLAKAGHKGAVKIAQLEGTTGAAPAIERAKGFKEVMDADHASDWKIVVSQTGDFTRAGGKQVMAAFLQSNPDIDVLFAHNDDMAIGAIQSIEAAGKKPGKDILIVSCDGVHDGFVAMSEGKINAIVECNPMLGPQLMEVVKKVKNGEKVERWIKTKEGDFMQDQAKAALPTRKY; this is encoded by the coding sequence ATGCTCAACAGAAGGAACTTCCTCACCGCGGCGGTCGGCGTGGCGGCTGCGACGGGCCTGGCGGCCTGCGCCAAGAAGGACGACAGCTCCTCCACCTCCGGCGGCGGCGCCGGCAAGATCGTCCTCGGCTTCTCCCAGGTCGGCTCGGAGAGCGGCTGGCGCAGCGCCAACACCGACTCGGTGAAGGCCGCCGCCAAGGAGGCCGGCTACGACCTGAAGTTCTCCGACGCGCAGCAGAAGCAGGAGAACCAGATCTCCGCGATCCGCAGCTACATCACGCAGGGCGTGGACGTCATCGCCTTCTCCCCGGTCGTCGTCACCGGCTGGGACGCGGTACTGAAGGAGGCCAAGGCCAAGAAGATCCCGGTCGTCCTCACCGACCGCTCCGTCGAGACCTCCGACGAATCCCTGTACGTCACCCTGGTCGGCTCCGACTTCACGGACGAGGGCCGCCGCGCCGGCAAGCTCCTGGAGAAGGTCCTCGCGAAGGCCGGCCACAAGGGTGCCGTGAAGATCGCCCAGCTGGAGGGCACCACCGGTGCCGCCCCCGCGATCGAGCGTGCCAAGGGCTTCAAGGAGGTCATGGACGCCGACCACGCTTCCGACTGGAAGATCGTCGTCAGCCAGACCGGTGACTTCACCCGCGCCGGCGGCAAGCAGGTCATGGCCGCCTTCCTCCAGTCCAACCCGGACATCGACGTCCTCTTCGCGCACAACGACGACATGGCGATCGGCGCCATCCAGTCCATAGAGGCGGCGGGCAAGAAGCCCGGCAAGGACATCCTGATCGTCTCGTGCGACGGCGTCCACGACGGCTTCGTGGCCATGTCCGAGGGCAAGATCAACGCCATCGTCGAGTGCAACCCGATGCTCGGCCCCCAGCTGATGGAGGTCGTGAAGAAGGTCAAGAACGGCGAGAAGGTCGAGCGCTGGATCAAGACCAAGGAGGGCGACTTCATGCAGGACCAGGCCAAGGCCGCCCTCCCCACCCGCAAGTACTGA
- a CDS encoding LacI family DNA-binding transcriptional regulator, translating into MADVARQAGVSHQTVSRVLGDHPNVRDETRARVLQAIEEMGYRRNSSARALATRRTLTLGVVASNTTLYGPASTLFALEEAARAEGYLVSTVSLRELNVETVSEAMHRLSEGGVEGVIALAPQRSAVEALTELRHPFPVVAVGTGSGVEIPSVNVDQRLGARLATGHLLATGHRTVWHLAGPENWQEAVDRADGWRTTLEAAGIEPPAPLRGDWSPLSGYRAGQELAGWVGRGLTAVFVANDQMALGVLWALREAGVRTPQDVAVVGFDDIPESEFFAPPLTTVRQDFSAVGKQSIALLLDLIEGRPPSGTSRVAIEPQLLVRASTFPYAPQSATAPG; encoded by the coding sequence ATGGCCGACGTGGCACGCCAGGCCGGCGTGTCCCACCAGACCGTGTCCCGCGTACTGGGCGACCACCCCAACGTGCGGGACGAGACACGGGCCAGGGTGCTGCAGGCCATCGAGGAGATGGGCTACCGCCGCAACTCCTCCGCACGGGCGCTGGCGACCCGGCGCACCCTCACCCTGGGTGTGGTCGCCTCCAACACCACGCTCTACGGGCCGGCCAGCACGCTGTTCGCGCTGGAGGAGGCCGCACGCGCCGAGGGGTATCTCGTCTCGACGGTCAGCCTGCGCGAACTGAACGTCGAGACGGTGTCCGAGGCCATGCACCGGCTCAGTGAGGGCGGGGTGGAGGGAGTGATCGCCCTCGCCCCGCAGCGGTCGGCGGTCGAGGCCCTCACCGAACTCCGCCACCCGTTCCCGGTGGTGGCCGTGGGGACCGGCTCCGGCGTGGAGATCCCCAGCGTCAACGTGGACCAGCGGCTGGGCGCGCGGCTCGCCACCGGCCATCTGCTGGCCACCGGCCACCGCACCGTCTGGCATCTCGCCGGGCCCGAGAACTGGCAGGAGGCGGTCGACCGGGCCGACGGCTGGCGCACGACCCTCGAAGCGGCGGGCATCGAACCCCCGGCGCCGCTGCGGGGAGACTGGAGCCCGCTGTCGGGCTATCGTGCCGGCCAGGAACTCGCCGGCTGGGTGGGCCGCGGCCTGACCGCCGTCTTCGTCGCCAACGACCAGATGGCACTGGGGGTGTTGTGGGCGCTGCGTGAGGCGGGCGTACGCACTCCCCAGGACGTCGCGGTGGTGGGCTTCGACGACATCCCGGAATCGGAGTTCTTCGCTCCGCCGCTCACCACCGTCAGGCAGGACTTCTCGGCGGTCGGCAAGCAGAGCATCGCCCTGCTGCTCGACCTGATCGAGGGCCGGCCCCCGTCCGGGACGTCCCGGGTCGCCATCGAACCCCAACTCCTCGTCCGCGCCAGTACTTTCCCCTACGCCCCTCAGTCGGCGACCGCTCCCGGCTGA
- a CDS encoding mandelate racemase/muconate lactonizing enzyme family protein, whose protein sequence is MRITGISTHVVGTPWRNLTYVQVHTDEGLTGVGETRMLGHTDALLGYLHEAQTNHILGSDPFAVEDLVKRMKYGDYGRAGEIVMSGIAVIEMACWDIKGKALGVPVWQLLGGKVTDKVKAYANGWYTTERTPEAYHKAAQGVMERGYKALKIDPFGTGHFELDHAQSMYAVSLIEAVRDAIGPDAELMLEMHGRFSPATAIRLAKDLAPFKPAWLEEPCPPENLKALEKVAAKVDIPVATGERIHDRIEFRELFESQAVDIIQPDVGHIGGIWETRKLAATAETHYTLVAPHNVGGPVLTAASLQVGFTSPNFKILEHFNDFADAEIKKVVKGAPEVVDGYFHFSDKPGLGVELDVDAAAEFPQQQARFDLWAEGWEQRKPKGTE, encoded by the coding sequence GTGCGCATCACGGGAATCAGCACGCACGTGGTCGGTACGCCGTGGCGGAACCTGACCTACGTCCAGGTGCACACCGACGAGGGACTCACCGGCGTCGGCGAGACCCGCATGCTGGGCCACACCGACGCGCTGCTCGGCTATCTGCACGAGGCGCAGACCAATCACATTCTCGGCTCCGACCCGTTCGCTGTCGAGGATCTCGTCAAGCGCATGAAGTACGGCGACTACGGCCGCGCCGGCGAGATCGTGATGTCCGGCATCGCCGTCATCGAGATGGCCTGCTGGGACATCAAGGGCAAGGCCCTCGGCGTCCCGGTGTGGCAGCTGCTCGGTGGCAAGGTCACCGACAAGGTCAAGGCGTACGCCAACGGCTGGTACACCACCGAGCGCACCCCGGAGGCCTACCACAAGGCGGCGCAGGGGGTCATGGAGCGCGGTTACAAGGCGCTCAAGATCGACCCCTTCGGGACCGGCCACTTCGAGCTGGACCACGCGCAGAGCATGTACGCCGTCTCGCTGATCGAGGCCGTACGCGACGCCATCGGGCCGGACGCCGAGCTGATGCTGGAGATGCACGGTCGCTTCTCCCCCGCGACCGCCATCCGCCTCGCCAAGGACCTGGCGCCCTTCAAGCCCGCGTGGCTGGAGGAGCCGTGCCCGCCGGAGAACCTGAAGGCGCTGGAGAAGGTCGCCGCCAAGGTCGACATCCCGGTCGCCACGGGTGAGCGGATCCACGACCGGATCGAGTTCCGGGAGCTCTTCGAGAGCCAGGCCGTGGACATCATCCAGCCCGACGTCGGCCACATCGGCGGCATCTGGGAGACCCGCAAGCTGGCCGCGACCGCCGAGACCCACTACACGCTGGTCGCGCCGCACAACGTGGGCGGACCGGTCCTGACCGCGGCCTCCCTCCAGGTCGGGTTCACCTCCCCGAACTTCAAGATCCTCGAGCACTTCAACGACTTCGCGGACGCGGAGATCAAGAAGGTCGTCAAGGGCGCCCCGGAGGTCGTGGACGGCTACTTCCACTTCTCCGACAAGCCCGGCCTCGGTGTCGAGCTGGATGTGGACGCGGCGGCGGAGTTCCCGCAGCAGCAGGCACGCTTCGACCTCTGGGCAGAGGGCTGGGAGCAGCGCAAGCCCAAGGGGACCGAGTGA